The following coding sequences are from one Arvicanthis niloticus isolate mArvNil1 chromosome 14, mArvNil1.pat.X, whole genome shotgun sequence window:
- the Smad7 gene encoding mothers against decapentaplegic homolog 7 isoform X1: MFRTKRSALVRRLWRSRAPGGEDEEEGVGGGGGGGELRGEGATDGRAYGAGGGGAGRAGCCLGKAVRGAKGHHHPHPPTSGAGAAGGAEADLKALTHSVLKKLKERQLELLLQAVESRGGTRTACLLLPGRLDCRLGPGAPASAQPAQSPSSYSLPLLLCKVFRWPDLRHSSEVKRLCCCESYGKINPELVCCNPHHLSRLCELESPPPPYSRYPMDFLKPTADCPDAVPSSAETGGTNYLAPGGLSDSQLLLEPGDRSHWCVVAYWEEKTRVGRLYCVQEPSLDIFYDLPQGNGFCLGQLNSDNKSQLVQKVRSKIGCGIQLTREADGVWVYNRSSYPIFIKSATLDNPDSRTLLVHKVFPGFSIKAFDYEKAYSLQRPNDHEFMQQPWTGFTVQISFVKGWGQCYTRQFISSCPCWLEVIFNSR, translated from the exons ATGTTCAGGACCAAACGATCTGCGCTCGTCCGGCGTCTCTGGAGGAGCCGTGCGCCAGGCGGCGAGGACGAGGAGGAGGGCGTGGGGGGTGGCGGCGGAGGAGGCGAGCTGCGGGGAGAAGGGGCGACGGACGGCCGGGCTTATGGGGCTGGTGGCGGCGGTGCGGGCAGGGCTGGCTGCTGCCTGGGCAAGGCAGTCCGAGGTGCCAAAGGTCACCaccatccccatcccccaacctCGGGTGCCGGGGCGGCCGGGGGCGCCGAGGCGGATCTGAAGGCGCTCACGCACTCGGTGCTCAAGAAACTCAAGGAGCGGCAGCTGGAGCTGCTGCTTCAGGCCGTGGAGTCCCGCGGCGGAACGCGCACCGCGTGCCTCCTGCTGCCCGGCCGCCTGGACTGCAGGCTGGGCCCGGGGGCGCCCGCCAGCGCGCAGCCCGCGCAGTCGCCCTCGTCCTACTCGCTCCCCCTCCTGCTGTGCAAAGTGTTCAGGTGGCCGGATCTCAGGCATTCCTCGGAAGTCAAGAGGCTGTGTTGCTGTGAATCTTACGGGAAGATCAACCCCGAGCTGGTGTGCTGCAACCCCCATCACCTTAGTCGACTCTGTGAACTAG agtctccccctcctccttacTCCAGATACCCAATGGATTTTCTCAAACCAACTG CAGATTGTCCAGATGCTGTACCTTCCTCCGCCGAAACCGGGGGAACGAATTATCTGGCCCCTGGGGGGCTTTCAG ATTCCCAACTTCTTCTGGAGCCTGGGGATCGGTCACACTGGTGCGTGGTGGCATACTGGGAGGAGAAGACTCGAGTGGGGAGGCTCTACTGTGTCCAAGAGCCCTCCCTGGATATCTTCTATGATCTACCTCAGGGGAATGGCTTTTGCCTCGGACAGCTCAATTCGGACAACAAGAGTCAGCTGGTACAGAAGGTGCGGAGCAAGATTGGCTGTGGCATCCAGCTGACGAGGGAAGCTGATGGCGTGTGGGTTTACAACCGCAGCAGTTATCCCATCTTCATCAAGTCCGCCACACTGGACAACCCGGACTCCAGGACGCTGTTGGTGCACAAGGTGTTCCCTGGTTTCTCCATCAAGGCTTTTGACTATGAGAAGGCCTATAGCCTGCAGCGGCCCAATGACCACGAGTTCATGCAGCAGCCATGGACAGGCTTCACCGTGCAGATTAGCTTCGTGAAGGGCTGGGGCCAGTGCTACACCCGTCAGTTCATCAGCAGCTGCCCGTGCTGGCTGGAGGTCATCTTCAACAGCCGGTAG
- the Smad7 gene encoding mothers against decapentaplegic homolog 7 isoform X2 — MFRTKRSALVRRLWRSRAPGGEDEEEGVGGGGGGGELRGEGATDGRAYGAGGGGAGRAGCCLGKAVRGAKGHHHPHPPTSGAGAAGGAEADLKALTHSVLKKLKERQLELLLQAVESRGGTRTACLLLPGRLDCRLGPGAPASAQPAQSPSSYSLPLLLCKVFRWPDLRHSSEVKRLCCCESYGKINPELVCCNPHHLSRLCELESPPPPYSRYPMDFLKPTDCPDAVPSSAETGGTNYLAPGGLSDSQLLLEPGDRSHWCVVAYWEEKTRVGRLYCVQEPSLDIFYDLPQGNGFCLGQLNSDNKSQLVQKVRSKIGCGIQLTREADGVWVYNRSSYPIFIKSATLDNPDSRTLLVHKVFPGFSIKAFDYEKAYSLQRPNDHEFMQQPWTGFTVQISFVKGWGQCYTRQFISSCPCWLEVIFNSR, encoded by the exons ATGTTCAGGACCAAACGATCTGCGCTCGTCCGGCGTCTCTGGAGGAGCCGTGCGCCAGGCGGCGAGGACGAGGAGGAGGGCGTGGGGGGTGGCGGCGGAGGAGGCGAGCTGCGGGGAGAAGGGGCGACGGACGGCCGGGCTTATGGGGCTGGTGGCGGCGGTGCGGGCAGGGCTGGCTGCTGCCTGGGCAAGGCAGTCCGAGGTGCCAAAGGTCACCaccatccccatcccccaacctCGGGTGCCGGGGCGGCCGGGGGCGCCGAGGCGGATCTGAAGGCGCTCACGCACTCGGTGCTCAAGAAACTCAAGGAGCGGCAGCTGGAGCTGCTGCTTCAGGCCGTGGAGTCCCGCGGCGGAACGCGCACCGCGTGCCTCCTGCTGCCCGGCCGCCTGGACTGCAGGCTGGGCCCGGGGGCGCCCGCCAGCGCGCAGCCCGCGCAGTCGCCCTCGTCCTACTCGCTCCCCCTCCTGCTGTGCAAAGTGTTCAGGTGGCCGGATCTCAGGCATTCCTCGGAAGTCAAGAGGCTGTGTTGCTGTGAATCTTACGGGAAGATCAACCCCGAGCTGGTGTGCTGCAACCCCCATCACCTTAGTCGACTCTGTGAACTAG agtctccccctcctccttacTCCAGATACCCAATGGATTTTCTCAAACCAACTG ATTGTCCAGATGCTGTACCTTCCTCCGCCGAAACCGGGGGAACGAATTATCTGGCCCCTGGGGGGCTTTCAG ATTCCCAACTTCTTCTGGAGCCTGGGGATCGGTCACACTGGTGCGTGGTGGCATACTGGGAGGAGAAGACTCGAGTGGGGAGGCTCTACTGTGTCCAAGAGCCCTCCCTGGATATCTTCTATGATCTACCTCAGGGGAATGGCTTTTGCCTCGGACAGCTCAATTCGGACAACAAGAGTCAGCTGGTACAGAAGGTGCGGAGCAAGATTGGCTGTGGCATCCAGCTGACGAGGGAAGCTGATGGCGTGTGGGTTTACAACCGCAGCAGTTATCCCATCTTCATCAAGTCCGCCACACTGGACAACCCGGACTCCAGGACGCTGTTGGTGCACAAGGTGTTCCCTGGTTTCTCCATCAAGGCTTTTGACTATGAGAAGGCCTATAGCCTGCAGCGGCCCAATGACCACGAGTTCATGCAGCAGCCATGGACAGGCTTCACCGTGCAGATTAGCTTCGTGAAGGGCTGGGGCCAGTGCTACACCCGTCAGTTCATCAGCAGCTGCCCGTGCTGGCTGGAGGTCATCTTCAACAGCCGGTAG